The window GAGCCCAGTGTGCTCCTTCCCTAGCACAGCCCAAGTGCAATCACATTACCTGTTCAAACACTTAAGTAGAGCAGCTTCTTTTGCCATCTGACCCCCAGGATGACTGCAGCTTAGTGACTCACTGCTCAAACACGAGGATTATGGCCCGTGCTTCCCTCCCACTGGGGCTCACCATGCTGTATACATTCCAAGTGATGCTGCCCTGCCTGTGTCCCtctttcccactgctgcatAACCATTGGCCATGCTCCTCCTTCCAGACCCATTTGGGGagagaaatacacattttgggAGAGCCTCGCAGCCTTGACTGGCTGCCAGTGCCCATGGGGTGAGACCATTCTTTCCCCAAAATGCTGCAGCAGTCACTGCAAAGGGGGGAACCCTTTTCCCCCATAGCAGAGCCCAAGGCTGGGGATGCTTAATGCAACACCCGTTGTACCCACATTATTGTAGGTGTTGAGTCCATACAGCTTGAGGATGATGCTCAAAAGGAGATGGGCTTTGTTTTCATGCCTTAAGAGCCCTTCCTGAATGATGCTGTTTAAATGGCTCTATTTGAGGGAACCTCCCTTCATTCCACTatagggctgtgctgggggatCCCCAGAACATCCTTTCATGACTTGTTTGTTCACTGTCCCTTCCACTTGTTGCAGATGCTGAATTTCAGCACAGCATCAGACCCTGAGATTTCAACCATCTCCAAACCACCTTTGCTcaaatattcatagaatcatagaatggtttggattggaaaggaccttaaaaacacccagttccaaccccctgccatgggcagggacacctcacattaaaccttGTCACCCAAATTCCTACAAAGCGGCTCAGTGGCTCCCAAAGCTCAGTATGGTCACTGAATGGGAAGGAGGCAGCCAGTGGCCACCCTGGTCTACATAGGCAGGAGGACACGGGGACCATGTCACAGATCCCGTAGGCACACCTGGAGGCTGAACCTGTCCATAGGAGATGGGAGGACCCGAGACCTAGATTGAAAGGCATCAAACAGCATTGCCCTGAGTGAAAAGCTATCCCTGagtttttccctcttccctgacTTTTCCCTGCAGGATTGGCCATTCGATGATGGAGCTCCTCCTCCCAGCAAGATAGTGGAAGATTGGCTCAACTTGTTGAAGACCAAGTTCTGCGAAGACCCCGGCTGCTGCGTGGCTGTGCACTGTGTGGCTGGCCTGGGGCGGTGAGTCAGAGCCCAGCACCCCATATTGCACCTTCCCCAtgaaaggaggggagggaaagccATGTCCACTCGTCCTTCCCTTCCATAGTCCCCTCTGGAGCAGGGTTTTGCATGCAGTAAAACCTTAGTGGGAATAGGTGTTGATGGCAgagtctgctgcctgtgcttctCCTTGCACTGCCTATGGGCATGCACTCCTGGGCCCTGGGGTAGATACGGGTGGCTTGGTGCTGTCCTGCCATTGCTCTGTGTTCCTTTGTTCCTTGTTTGCCAtcgctgttttccttttgctaagAGCTCATCATGGAAATACCTGCAAAATGCCTCCTGCTCCATCAGGGAACTCTGAGAGCTGCTGCATTATGTTACTCCCCCTGCTATAAGTCAGGTTTTGCATGTGCATTTGCATCCATATTTCCGGTCGATTTGACTCCAAAGTCCTCCTGCTCATTAGACAAGGAGCAAACAGCTGCCCCGTTATCCCAGAATGCTCCTTGGACCATTGCTTGAAGCCAAATGGCAAAAAGTGATGAACTGAAAGCCACCACTGCCCATAGCACCACTATTACAGCCCATGGCATGTCCCCTTGTGCCAGGATGGGATGTCACCCTctgagctgcatggctggggaGTGACCACCACTGCCATTGCCTTTCAGTGCTCCTGTCCTCGTCGCACTGGCCTTGATTGAGAGCGGGATGAAGTATGAAGATGCCATCCAGTTCATCCGACAGTAAGTCAAGTGGTGTTTCGGTGTCAGGGGAGAAAGCAGCCGTTCTCTGAGGCAATGGAGAGATCTGGTGTGTCCAAGGGGCTTTGTAGGGTGCTGGGTTGCTGTCtgtagagtcatagaatcaactgggttggaaaagacctttaaggtcatcaagtccacctcaatgtctctcttgtagtgacgggcccagaactgaacccAGGATTTGAGGTGGAGCCTcacagtgcccagtgcaggggcacaatcactgccctgaccctgctgccacactggtgctgatacaggccaggatgctggtagcttcttggctgcctgggcacaagctgctcatgttcagctccatcagcacccccaggtcgTTTCCACCAGGCAGCTTTGCAGCTTATCTGCTGATGTaacctggaaaaggaaaagggaggtgCTGCCATCAAGCACCTTTGCATCAAGAGGCTGtagcagcagctgggagcatccctgagGGGCTTTGCACCCTGCTTCTGGCAGCTACCCCAGTTTTCCTTCCCAGTTCTCCATATCCTGAGACTCAGAGGGTAGATGAGCAAGATGGGGTCAGtccctgtctccatccctggaggatgCACATAGCCACAGCTTCCAAAATCCATTCCCGCTCCAGACAGGGGGTTCAGCACCCAGCAAGGGTGGGTTTGGGATAGGGGGGGAATCTGCTGCCACCCCACTGACTGCACTGACCCCTCTGTCCCCGCAGGAAGCGCAGAGGAGCCATCAACAGCAAGCAGCTGACGTACTTGGAAAAATACCGACCAAAGCAGAGACTCCGATTTAAGGACCCTCATAACCACAAGAACAAATGCTGCATCATGTAACCTCAATGACCTCTTGCCAAAACCCGTGCACACAGACACCCGGGCGCTCACACACATCCCAACCCCTTCACCTCCTCGCCCAGCCCTGCGCATCCCCACACGCTGCcccactgccagggctggggtaGGGGGGTACATGGAGCACCACCAACGTGtgccagcacccacagcaccatCATCTTGGACCCCTGAAAAGGGCTGCTCTCTCCAGCTATAGCTCCAGGAGGGAGGGCAGCGCTGCCCTTTGTTTCTTGGCATTATCAGTGAGCTCATGATGGTTCTTCATcgccttcctcctccctttcccttcccattgtACTTACAGGGATGGGTGAAGGGTGCTTGGTTTGGGGTGATGCAGGCAGACCAGTGCCAGCTGAGAAaggatggggagcaggagggctggagcaccccCACCAAAACTCTTTCCCACCTCTTCCCTATAAATAAGGGCTGAAGCAGCAGGGACAGAGGTGGGGATGGCTCAATGACTGTGGGGAAGATGGTAGCAGGGAGAGATGAAGGGGGCTCAGCTTGGTGCCGGCCTTGTGGCCATGAGAAGGGATAAGCTAAGTCCTCCCCCTGCACCATTCCCATTCTCCTTTACCACTTCACCATCTCCCCATTACCTTGATGCCATCCAGGATGCTGCACATGGGGCTTGCTGCATGAGGTGACCATGGCAGGGCTGTAATGCACCCACTTTACCAGGGTGCAGGCTCAGCACTGATGCCCCCCAAAGTCTGGGTGCTCTTACAGCTTCCAGATTCAATGCACAGAGTGGTGGGTTCTCATCTGCCATGTCCCCACCACTGATCCATGGTGTGAGCCCCAATTCTGCCTGCAGTACCCATGGGGATGTTCCTCTTGGAGCACATCCGTGTCCTCCACCGCTGTGTTTGCTGGCcaaggggctgtgctgcagcttccaTGGGGGATTGTGGGTGCTTCTGGCAAGAGCACGTCACCAAACTTGGCTCCTGCCTTTCCCACAGCTCTAAAtggcaccccaaaccccccccccaacccttgACACATGCCCTGGTGGGGTGGACtcagagctgccccatagcccagaCATTAGACATCTCTTCCACTCTGCCTTTGAACGcttgcagcagctggagcaatgGGCACATAGGGGCAGGGGTGGGTTTTCTTTAATGAGGATAAGAAGAAATTTGCTAattaaaggtaaaaaaacctgaagaaaataagCTGTGTTCCACACGTCCTCTGgcctttctttctcccatcaGATCCATGGCACTGGGTCACCACTGGGTACCATCCACGGTCAACTGTGGCCCAATGGATGCTCTGGGTGTCCCTTGGGCTCACTGCTGCTCACCCCTCAGCTGTAGAGTATTGCCGTTTTGGGGACAAGGAGGGCTAGATACCCAGTGTCTTGTGGTTTTAGGCTGCCCAACTTGAGGTGCCTTCAGTGCCCTTTGTTGGGTATCTCCAAAGGTTTGTGTGCCTTCCACAACATAGGTTATCCAGAGACAATGGCTTCAGAGGGTTCATCTATTGGGATAAAGGGTGAGGAAGGCTGTTTAGACACCCACAGTACCTGCAAAAGGGTAGGGGATGTCTTTGTGCCACCACACATaggcagaggaggaggctggagccaTTCCCAGTATGATTCCTCCAAATGGGAATGAGTCCCACTCTACAGCAGGAATGGCCATCCAATGGGACATGTTGCTGAGTGAAGTGGGACCATAATGCATGGCTCCAGGGTTGTCATTCCACGCACCTTGGCCTGTCCAAACCTCCATACTGTGAGACACCCCTTGGTCCTTTGAGTttctcctgccccattccagaCTGTTGAGTCCTGTGTCCCATGGGAAAGGCGGAAATGGTTGAAGGGTCTGCACTGGTTGGGAAGGGTGAGAGATTGTGCTGATAACACCCTGATCCTGTATTACAGCAGTTGTTAGGTGGTCACCACCCCTTCCTGCCTTGGTGTGTTCTGCTGCTACAATAGGTGCTTTGTCCACAGGGGCAATAGGAGGTGGCTTGGCAATGAGGTGGGAACAGCCCCAATCCCTGTTATCTGGGAGACTTCACAGTCCCATGTGCTTCCTGGTCACAACAGGCTGTGCCATGACTTGCAAAGAGTGAGGATAAAGCTTTGGGAGCAGTTGCTTTGCAGGCTTGGAGATGTTTCTGCCCTGATAAGAGATGTTTTCCTCATGCATGCTTATGGATCCATCACATAGCGAATGGTCCTGGGCTTCAGACATGATGCTTTTGAGTTGGGGTCAAGACAGGGACAGAGGAGCTTAAATTCAGCCTCCTTTGGCCATGGGGACTCTTCACCTCAGCTTGATGGGCTCGAAcacagaggagagaggaggctTTGCAGTGATCCTTCGCTTTATGTAGCATCAACCCAACCACCTTAAAAATGGGGCTTCCAGTTCTGGACCTGGTGCAATCCATGTGGCCAAATCCTGACCACCCCTGGCTGTCAGAGCAGCATCTTCATCCCCTTATGAATCACTgcaaaaagagaggaaataatgATGGTTTAAttgtccttttttctcttcttttaatgGGCATCTCCCCCTGTCTTGGAACTTGCTGTCACCTCCCAGGTATTAGCTCCTGGGTGTTTCAGCCTACAGATGGACGCAGAAACACTGACGATGGGTTTCCCAACCAGGTTTTGGGTTACAAAACCTCAAAGAGCCAAGTTCTGTCACTAAAATCATGGCACAGTTGGGGACGAGGGGAAGTTGGAGCTCAGTAGACACACGGCACCAGAGCAAGGCCTGGGTGGCCAATGGCTCatggtttgggctggttttggggtcTCCTTGTGCTCTGATCCCCGTTTCTCCTCAGATGCCCAGATATTGAAAGGAGAGCCTTAAAAATCTGACTTACTTGCCCATTCTGTTATGGCTCCAGTTGTCTTCCTTGGGTCCTGGCACATGTCATTGGAGACAGACACACCATGGCTTTGCCTGCAAACCAGCCACCTTATCCTGCCCTtttctgcagaagcaaaggCACAAACTGGGTATTATAGATAcctgctttccttctccatGGAAAGCTTCCATCTTTCCATAGGTCACAGGCTTCAGACTGGTAGCAGGAGATCCGGAGACCCAAGGGTGGCAAAGCAGAGATGCCCAATCCATCAAACCAAGGGCTTGTAGGCTCATTTAGGAATCATGGCTGAATCATGGCATAAATCTGAGCAGGAACTGATAGTTGTGTCCTCACCAGTGGCACCATGTGCGTTTCAGTTACAAGGCTCATGTGTCCCTTCTGTTCTCCCTGTTTGccaatgggatggagcaggtgttgggagcagagggaagggaaggcaatggAAATGGCCAGCTCTTTATTTAACCAAGGTCTGGTGATGCTTATTTAGACTTCACATCTGTAAGTTCATAGAATGAGTCTTGCAATGAGGCTGATACTGCAGTGCTTGGGCTGAGAGCTTTGGGTGAGGAGCCTTTATGAGTAACATTACCCAAGGAAGCAGAGTCTTTATCTACAATAGAAAGAGTTGGGGTTGGTTTCATTTTGTCcctgggttggtttggtttccaATAGTCCCAGTGAGAAAAACTCCCAGGGAGTTCAGTGACTTCCATGCAGTTTCCAACCTCTTCCATCTCTGCTTCCAGCGGGCTGGGAAGGTGCAGTTTGCTGGTGGATTTCAATGGGATGCTGTCTGCTGGgaggaaaatgctgctgctttctttgtgCAGGGTGTTGGGGGTCACGGGCTGGCTGTGGTCCTGCAGACATTCCTGGGAATGGGGGGGCATTCCAACGACGATCTCCCAGTGAACTCTCCACTTCCCTGCTGTGTCTTTCTGTGCAACAAAGAGctgcatattttcctttctaactcCATGGGCAACCCTAGTAGTATATAGATTAAGCCCAGATGActtatttgggggggggggggtattttgtttcttctggtcTGAGCCATAGCTAAGTTATTATACCCAATGCTTTTTGTATCGGATGGCATCACTTTGAATATGCAGATGAGGTATAGGATCTTGACACTTTATAAcctttttaagaaagaaactTGTCTGTTTACTTACATCTTGTGtaaaaaaaggagtaaaaacCAGCCCTGTATGCCTTTGAGTAAtcactttttgttgttgttgtaatGAAATGATGGTGGTTACACTCCAGCAGCGAAATAAACAGCGTTCACTGTTTTGTACATCCCTGTGTGCTGCTAATGGGGGAGTTAACGTGGGGAGGCAAACTCTGGCCAAGGGATGGTAAAGGGATGCATGGAGGGGTGTGTtggggtcctgctgctgcccctcagCTGGAGACCTCAGCCCATATCCCAAATGTGTCATCCCATCCCAATGGTTGTCTTCCCATCCTGTCATCCCAGTCCCCTGTTCTGGGAGCTCCCAGGCTGACAATGGAGGTGGTTGGCAAGGGCTGGACCTATTGCAGTTAGATGGATGGGCTGCAGCCAGATTAGATAAAGTGGAGGCCAAGCCAGAGGATGATTTGCCCAGTGCCAAAGTAGGTTCTAAGGGTGCACCCAGGGCTCCAAGTGATCACATAAAGCCCTTTTTGCTCTCTGTCCCAACCAACATGGTTAAATTTagccctgcagagcatgagagctCACACCACCACCATATTCCTACAAGACCAATGAAAACAGCAGCTATAGGAAAGACCTAAGTGGTGTGGCCTACCAAAGTATCCATACCCTATGGTATGGATACCCAAGAGTCCACCTGGAGGAGACATAACACCCATCCTGCTAATGGACATCTCAGTGCTTCACCACTGGACACAAAACATGCTTCACTCATGAAACCAGTTGGGGTTTAACTCTGCTCCTATAACCAAGGCGAAGCCCAGAGTCTCTATGGAGGCTGAGGAGCAGGAGCTTGCATGAACAGGCTGGTTAGCAGGAAAAGCTGATGTTAACTGTGTGAGCTCTGGAATACTTGCAAAGGGTTGGTTGGGATaagcagggaagcagggaggaaactCCCCTCATACTGCCGTAGGCTCAGGAAGGCTTTTAAGTGAGATACCAGCTTGGAAAAgggggatgctgcagtgggACAGCATGGCCAGTGCTGTCCTCGGGTTGCCCTAGAGCTCCCCAAGGCAGATCCTTATCCCCTCACAGGCTTTGAACCGCACAGCTGCGAGGGACACAGCCTCCATGGTTGTGCAATGAGTGAGTGGGGCTCCAATCAGGCTAATTGCTGCCTCACCTCTCAGCGAGGAGGCCAGGGGGACTTCTGAGCACTGGAGCAACACCCGCGCGCTCTCCTGCCCGGACACGCTGCCTGCTACCTGCCCACATTCCTCCTGGCTCTCCGTCACTGAAACGTGCACCCCTGTGCATCCTGAATCCCTGTGTTAGGCTGATGTTGCTCCATGAGCCAGTCCTTGCAGTCGCTAAGAGAAGCACTGTGAAAGTCCATGATTTGGGATTTATGGAAAGGTCTAAGTTGGGCTCTCAAAGACCCTGGGGTGTCTTCTGAATGAGCACCATGGTCTGCGGTGCCTTAGCCCATACCCATTTGAGGTGGGTACCTACCATCATGGCTACACATTGCAGTGCCTTCAGTCCTGCCAATGCCAAAATCAGTGAGATCCACTCAAAGTAGGTGTCCACAGTGCGGTCTCATCCCTGGCTCCCCTTCCAGTCAGCAGGGATCAAGTAAAGAGTCAAATGGAGATTCAGGAGGGACCAATCTCATCCTGGCATGGACACTGAGAGCTCCATCACCACCGAGGGGCCCCAGATGCTCAGCTCACATAGAGACATCCATGCTGCAGACACCCAAAGCCCTGGCAGATGAAACATGGCTCAGAGCTGACCCTGCCAATACTAAAACCCccctctctgctctctgcagagccagaGCAGAAGTTGCAGGGACTTCAATGGTCTTCAGTAAAGTCTGGACTAGCCATGGTCCAGGTTCATGGGACTGGATGAAAAGCACTTTGTGGGGGCCACTTTGCTCCCTATTTGCTATGTGATGAAGCCTTCCCTTGCTTGTTTCAGACTGCTGCAAGCTGGCACAGCCAACACCAGCTCTTGTTGGGCACAGCTCTCAGCACTGCTCCTACTTGGGATCAGCCCTTTTGCAACATCTGCACCTGAGATGCTGTCTTTAAGGGATCTTCCAGCTTCCCTCTGTGACCAGGGACATATGGACCATCAGGGATAGGATGTGCAGTGATGGGAGGCTGCAGGGATAAAGGTCTCAGCATctatgggatcctatgggtctgggcaggaggcagaggaggtgctTCCCTGCTCGCACTGCGGTGTCTGGAAACTCCCATGCTTGTAGGTATGAAAATGTAGGGCAGAGCTTGGgttgggaagaaaatgaagatgttttcaacaaacacagctgaaaagtcGAGTGGGGAGTTAGGCTCCGCTTGGCAAAGGTTCAGCAACGGGATTGCCAGGGGTGGGTTTTGTCCTGGGAGCTTTCCCTGCAAGCAGGGCAAGGAGGAGAAGGTAAAACTCCTCACCCAGACTTCCATGACCATCCCCATGGCTCGGAGCAGGGGTTCTCCGTGCCGTGACCACAGCAAGGAGCTGCTCATTGGGCAGGAATTTGCTTTAAGCGTTGGAGAGAACAAGTATTTGAGTGGCAGGAGGGGGAAGAGGCTCGCACAGAGCCTGGAATGGGCTGAGTCACTCGCTGCCGGCGTCAGCGGCAGAGGGGGAAGATGCCAAGCAGCCACCTGGAGCTGTGTCAGCGCATCCTTcaggagaaaaggggaaaggagagaagaaaatcgACTGTCGGCTTCTCCTGCATCCCATTGGAGAGCTCTAcgtgctgcaggcaggcagggagcaacCTGGCTTGGAAAATGCCCTTCCCTAGCTGCAGGTGCCGGTTTCTATTGCAACACCTCCCTTGGGGCGCACggagcagagcagcatctcCCACAGCAACCAGGCAGCCTCCAGGGACGTGTCACAGCCAAGCTGGGGCTCGGTCCAAGGACTGGGGGTGGGAGATGATTACAGACCTGATGGGAGAAGCAGGATGCGACAGCTGCCTCCGCCTGGCAGAGATAACCGGCTGCAGCCAGGGACTGACTCACCTCAGCCGGGGCATCTCGTCTGGATATCAGGTAGACACAGGGAGAAGCAATGCATTTAAATGAGCTCTGATctttaaagcaaacagcacCAGCTTGTTTTGCAGCACTCAGGTGGCTGTGGGTGACGAAGATGGGCGGGCAGATGCGTTTTGGGTGCATGGATCAAGGCATGGATGCTCAGCACTCAAAAGCAGGGCTCTTTTTATGATCATAGactcctagaatcatagaatagtttgggttggaaaggaccctaagatcatccagttccaacccccctgccataggcagggacacctcacactaaactgtatcacccaaggctctgtccaacc of the Melopsittacus undulatus isolate bMelUnd1 chromosome 1, bMelUnd1.mat.Z, whole genome shotgun sequence genome contains:
- the PTP4A3 gene encoding protein tyrosine phosphatase type IVA 3 yields the protein MARMNRPAPVEVCYKNMRFLITHNPTNATLNTFLEDLKKYGATTVVRVCEVTYDKTPLEKDGITVMDWPFDDGAPPPSKIVEDWLNLLKTKFCEDPGCCVAVHCVAGLGRAPVLVALALIESGMKYEDAIQFIRQKRRGAINSKQLTYLEKYRPKQRLRFKDPHNHKNKCCIM